In Juglans regia cultivar Chandler chromosome 13, Walnut 2.0, whole genome shotgun sequence, the following proteins share a genomic window:
- the LOC118344225 gene encoding uncharacterized protein LOC118344225 produces MDKSWMTEPNRLRSPAYAAGVNNFLEMAQNHARGSDRIRCPCRICSNNLFLPLFIVESHLFINGIDLNYTEWIFHGEEETRNFDVDDEEVAVSDEDEFIDDMDNMLDDILAGTNIDVPQSSTPLLSWDSFPKSLPVSSFDELLEDARRPLFGGCTKFSKLSFIVKLLHIKTLGGWSIKSFDMLLNLLKSAFPDAELPLSYEDACSLERGLGFKYNKIHACPNDCILYWKEYSKLNSCPICKASRWMSTTNGTRVIPHKVLRHFPLKPRLQRLFLSTKIAAEMRWHKEKRVTDENFLRHPADSKSWKAFDEAHSWFANDPRNVRLGLASDGFNPFNNMAKPYSIWPVILVPYNLPPWLCMKDQFFMTSLIIPGPKSPGNDIDVYL; encoded by the coding sequence TAGGGGAAGTGATCGCATTCGGTGTCCATGTCGAATATGTTCTAATAATCTCTTCCTGCCTTTATTTATCGTAGAGAGTCACTTGTTCATAAATGGGATCGATCTGAACTACACTGAATGGATTTTCCATGGTGAGGAGGAAACCCGAAATTTCGATGTGGACGATGAAGAAGTTGCTGTTAGTGATGAAGATGAATTCATCGATGATATGGACAATATGTTAGACGACATATTGGCTGGGACAAACATCGATGTTCCCCAAAGTAGCACTCCATTGCTGAGCTGGgattcatttcctaaatcattACCAGTGTCATCGTTTGATGAGCTATTAGAGGATGCTCGACGTCCACTTTTCGGCGGTTGTACAAAATTCTCTAAACTTTCGTTCATTGTGAAATTGTTACACATAAAAACCCTTGGTGGCTGGTCAATCAAGTCATTTGATATGCTCCTTAACTTGTTGAAGTCTGCTTTTCCGGATGCTGAATTGCCACTCTCATATGAAGATGCTTGTTCATTGGAGCGAGGTTTGGGCTTCAAGTACAACAAAATTCATGCCTGCCCCAATGACTGCATCTTATATTGGAAGGAATATTCAAAACTAAATTCATGCCCTATATGTAAGGCCTCAAGGTGGATGTCAACAACAAATGGGACCCGGGTGATCCCTCATAAGGTGTTGcggcattttcctttaaagCCAAGATTACAGCGGCTTTTCCTGTCTACAAAGATAGCAGCTGAaatgagatggcataaagagAAGCGAGTGACAGATGAGAATTTTCTGCGTCATCCCGCTGACTCTAAGTCTTGGAAGGCTTTTGACGAGGCACATAGTTGGTTCGCTAATgatcctcgcaatgttaggctTGGTTTGGCAAGTGATGGTTTCAATCCATTCAACAATATGGCTAAGCCTTACAGCATATGGCCAGTGATCCTTGTACCATATAACTTGCCAccgtggttatgcatgaaagaccaattctttATGACATCCCTCATTATTCCTGGCCCAAAATCACCGGGGAATGACATCGATGTTTATTTGTAA